DNA from Fusobacterium sp. IOR10:
AATAATGATTGGCAAGAATAGCTATGAGGGTACACCTAGTAACATACCGAACCTAGAAGTTAAGCTCATAAACGCTGAAAGTACTTGGGGGGCAGCCCTCTGGGAGGATAAGTACTTGCCAATCTTTAATAATATAATGCTTCTTTAGCTCAGTTGGTAGAGCGCACGACTGTTAATCGTGTTGTCGTTGGTTCAAGTCCAACAAGAAGCGCCATATGAATTTAAAGCAATCAAAAGGTTGCTTTTTTTAATTACAAAAAGATACATAAAAAAAAGCTTGACAGATATAGAAATAAGAGGTATAATCTTTTAGTCTTAATTAAACTAGAATCATTAAAAGCTCTATTACCATACAATAAAGTATGGGAGGATTAAAAAATATCCGGTAAGTAAATGGAGGTGTATAAGTTGAGAGTAAATATTCAATTAGAATGTACAGAATGTAAAAGAAGAAATTACAGTACTTCAAAAAACAAAAAGAATACTACAGAAAGATTAGAATTAAATAAGTATTGTAAATGGTGTAACAAAGAAACATTACATAAAGAAACTAAGAAGTAAGATTTAGAAAAAGTTAATAGTTATCAACATGCAGGTCAATGGCTCAATTGGTAGAGCATCGGTCTCCAAAACCGAGGGTTGTGGGTTCGAGTCCCTCTTGACCTGCCATTTTTATTAAATTAAAAAGGTGGGAAAACTATGAAATTGTTAAAAGATGTAGAGATGGAATACTCAAAAGTAGAATGGCCGAAAAAAAAGGCAATAAAACACGCAACTGTGTGGGTTTTAGCTATGAGTGTTTTATTGAGCATATATTTGGGAGTTTTTGATATGGTTGCTTTAAGACTTTTAAAGATACTTGTATCTCTATTCGGAGGACAATAAAATGAAGACAGTTGTAGAAAAAAAGTGGTTTATGATACACACTTATTCAGGATATGAAAAAAAAGTAAAAACTGATTTAGAACAAAAAATAGAAGCGTTATCAATGAATGAAATTGTTACTGATATTTTAGTTCCAGAAGAACAATCAGTTGAACTTAGAAGAGGAAAAAAGAAAGTTATTAGTAGAAAATTATTTCCAGGATACGTGATGTTAAATATGTTTACTACTAGAGAAGAAAGTGAAGAAGGAATTAATTATAAAGTTGATTCAGACGCTTGGTATATAATTAGAAATACTAACGGTGTCACTGGATTTGTAGGTGTTGGTTCAGATCCTATACCTATGGAAGATTATGAAGTAGAAAATATATTTAGAGTTATTGGATATAGTTTGGAAAATAGTGAAAATGAAGATTCAGAATTAGTTGCTGTGGACTTTGGAATAGGAGATTATGTAACTCTTCTAGATGGAGGATTTGCAAATCAAAAAGGAAAAGTAGCAGAAATTAATCTAGAAAATAAAAAAGTTAAAGTAATGGTTGAGATGTTCGGAAGAATGACTCCAGTTGAAGTAAACATTACTGATGTAGAAAAAGAAGATTAGATTTGGTCTAGTCTAGTGGGAGAAAAATCATTAGTACCACAACATTTTGGAGGTGTAATAAAAAAATGGCAAAAGAAATCATTCAAATAATAAAGTTACAATTACCTGCAGGGAAAGCTAATCCTGCACCACCAGTTGGTCCAGCTTTAGGACAACACGGTGTAAATATAATGGAATTTTGTAAAGCATTTAATGCAAAAACTCAAGATAAATCTGGTTGGATAATTCCAGTAGAAATATCAGTTTATAATGATAGATCATTTACATTTATCATGAAAACTCCTCCTGCATCTGATTTATTGAAAAAAGCAGCAGGAATATCTAAAGCTGCTGGAAATTCATTAACAGAAACAGCAGGAACAATAACTAAAGAAAAATTAAAAGAAGTAGCAGAAACTAAAATGCCTGACTTAAACGCTGGGTCAATAGAAGCTGCAATGAAGATAATAGCAGGATCAGCAAGATCTATGGGAATAAAAATAGAAGATTAGTCTTAATCTTTTGAGATATTAAGTGGTAGGATAAAATCCATTGACCACAGAAGGAGGAAAATTAAAAGATGGCAAAACATAGAGGAAAAAAATATATAGAAGCTGCGAAACTAGTAGATAGTACAAAATTATATGATGTAAAAGAAGCATTAGAAACTGTAGTAAAAACAAAAACAGCAAACTTTTTAGAAACTGTAGAAGTTGCATTAAGATTAGGGGTAGATCCTAGACATGCAAATCAACAAATAAGAGGAACTGTTGTTTTACCTCATGGAACTGGTAAAGATGTTAAAATACTAGCAATTACTCAAGGGGAAAATATTGAAAAAGCACTAAACGCTGGTGCAAATTATGCAGGAGCTGAAGAATATATAGAAAAAATCCAACAAGGTTGGTTAGATTTTGATATAGTAATAGCAACTCCAGACATGATGCCTAAATTAGGAAGATTAGGAAGAATTCTAGGAACTAAAGGATTAATGCCTAACCCTAAATCAGGAACAGTAACTCCTAATATAGAAGGAGCAGTTTCAGAATTTAAAAAAGGTAAATTAGCTTTCAGAGTAGATAAATTAGGATCTATTCATGTTCCTATTGGAAAAGTAAACTTTGAAGATGAAAAAATATATGAAAATTTTAAAACTTTCATGGCTGAAATAATCAGATTAAAACCTTCAGATGCTAAAGGTCAATATTTAAAAACAGTAGCAATTTCATTAACTATGGGACCTGGTCTTAAATTAGATCCAGCTTTAGTAGTAAAAGAAATAGGATAAAATCAAAAAACTCTTGAAAAAAAATCTTTGATAGAGTATAATGTTTTGTTGGATAAAAATTTAATATAAATCCAAACTAAAGACAGTGGGTGAAAAGATAGTAAATCCCACCGAGGTTGGAATCAGGTATTCATAGACCTCATTGCAAGATTACAACCTTCGTTCCACTTTAAAATGGCACGAAGGTATTTTTTTTAAAAAAAGAGGAGGTGAAATGAAGTGGCAAATCAAGCAAAAAAAGAAGCAGTAGCATTACTTGTTGAAAAAATAAAAAGAGCACAATCTATAGTTCTTGTTGACTATGAGGGAATAAAAGTTAAAGAAGAAACTCAACTTAGAAAATCTTTAAGAGAATCAGGTGGAGAATATTTAGTAGCTAAAAATAGATTATTTAAAATAGCTCTTAAAGAAGCAGGAGTTGAAGATTCTTTTGATGATGTTTTAGAAGGAACTACTTCATTTGCATTTGGATATGATGACGTTGTAGCTCCGGCTAAAGTTATGCATGAAGTATCTAAAGCAAATGTAAAATCAAAAATATTTAACATCAAAGGTGGATATTTAACTGGGAAAAGAGTTTCTGTAGAAGAAGTTTTGGAACTAGCAACTTTACCATCAAGAGATCAATTATTATCTATGATATTAAATGGAATGTTAGGACCAGTAAGAAAACTTGCTTATGGTGTAGTAGCAATTGCAGATAAAAAAGAAGAATCTGCAGAATAAAAATTAAAATTAATAAAAAATTAGGAGGAAAAATAAAATGGCATTCAATAAAGAACAATTTATAGCTGACTTAGAAGCTATGTCAGTACTAGAATTAAGAGAATTAGTAACTACTCTAGAAGAACACTTTGGAGTAACAGCAGCGGCTCCAGTAGCAGTAGCAGCAGTAGGTGGAGCAGCAGCAGCAGAAGAAAAAACTGAATTTAACGTAGAGTTAGTTTCAGCAGGAGCTAAAAAAATAGCAGTTATCAAAGAAGTTAGAGCAATAACTGGTTTAGGTTTAAAAGATGCAAAAGCATTAGCAGATAACGGTGGAATGATTAAAGAAGCTGTGTCTAAAGAAGAAGCAGAAGAATTAAAAACAAAATTAGAAGCTGCTGGAGCAACAGTAGAAGTTAAATAGTTTAATTTAATACATAAATTTTGTATAAAAAAAAAGAAATAGGCACTCAGAAAGAGTGCCTATTTTAATCATCTTTACAATAAAGTTGTGTTTAATTTTTTAGTAGTTGATACTTAATCCTTTAAAATTAATAATTATTTATTAATTTCAAAAGGTTAGGTATTGACATTAAAAGTTGAAGGAGTGTGAGTAAATGGGGAAACTCGTTGAAAGATTTAATTATGGAAAAATACAAGAAAGAGGTGTGATGCCTCACTTCCTTGAATTCCAATTGAATTCTTATGAAGATTTTATTCAATCAAAAAACAATCCATTATCAAGAGAAGATAAGGGTTTAGAGTCTGCTTTTAGAGAGGTGTTTCCAATAGAGTCTTCTAATGGAGATATTCAATTAGATTATATCTCATATGAATTACATGATGCTGAGCCGCCTTTAAATAATGAATTAGAATGTAAAAAAAGAGGTAAAACATATTCAGCTTCATTAAAAGTAAGATTAAGATTAACAAATAAAAAAAGTGGAAATGAGATACAAGAAAGTTTGGTCTATTTCGGAGAAGTTCCTTTAATGACAAAAAGAGGAACATTTATAATAAACGGAGCTGAAAGAGTAGTTGTATCACAGTTACATAGATCTCCAGGAGTTTCATTTGATAAGGATACAAACTTACAAATAGGAAAAGATTTATTTGTAGGGAAAATTATACCTTATAAAGGAACTTGGTTAGAATTTGAAACTGATAAAAATGATTTTTTAAATGTTAAGATTGATAGAAAGAAAAAAGTATTAGCTACAGTGTTTTTAAAAGCTATTGATTTCTTTAATACAAACGAAGAAATTATGGAAAAGTTTTTAGAAACTAAAGAATTAGATTTAACAACTTATTATGAAGAATATAAAGATAAACAAGAATTAGTAGATGCTTTAAAATTAGAAATTGAAGGAAGTTTCTTAAAAGAAGATATTTTAAATGAAGAAGATGGAGAATTCATTGGAGAAGCTCAATCTATTGTAGATGAAGAACTTATAATGAATTTAATAGAAAACAAAGTTTTAAGTATTACAATCTATAAAGTAACTCCAAGAGAAAAAGTTTTAGCAAATAGTTTATTAAATGATGCTACAACATCTAAAGAAGAAGCAGTAACAGAAGTGTTTAAGAAATTAAGACCAGGTGATTTAGTAACTGTAGATTCTGCTAAATCATTAATAAGACAAATGTTCTTCAATCCACAAAGATATGACTTAGAACCTGTTGGAAGATATAAATTAAACAAGAGATTAGGTTTAAAAGTAGATGAAGAAGAAGTATTGTTAACAAAAGAAGATATTACTAGAACTGTTGAAATTATAATGGACTTATTCAATGGAGAAGGGCATACAGATGATATTGATAATTTATGTAATAGAAGAATAAGAGGTGTTGGAGAACTTCTATTAATGCAAATTAGAACAGGATTAACAAAAATGTCTAAAATGGTTAAAGAAAAAATGACAATACAAGACGCTGAGACTTTATCATCTCAATCTTTATTGAATACAAGACCTTTAAATGCATTAATTTTAGACTTCTTTGGATCAGGTCAACTATCTCAATTTATGGATCAGTCTAATCCATTGGCAGAATTAACTCACAAAAGAAGAATATCAGCATTGGGACCTGGAGGTCTTTCGAGAGAAAGAGCAGGGTTTGAAGTAAGAGACGTACATGATTCACATTATGGTAGAGTTTGTCCAATAGAAACTCCAGAAGGACCAAACATTGGATTAATCGGTTCTCTTGCTATATATGCAAAAGTAAATAGTTACGGATTTATAGAAACTCCATTTGTAAAAATAGAAAATGGTGTTGCTCAATTTGATAAAGTAGTTTATTTAGCAGCAGATGAAGAAGATGGTCTATTTATTGCACAAGCAGATACAAAAATATCTGAAGATGGTGTTTTAGAAGGAGAAGTTACTTGTAGATTTGGACATGAAATAGTTCAAGTTCCAGGTCAAAAAGCAGATTACTTGGATGTTTCTCCTAAACAAGTTGTATCAGTTTCAGCAGGATTAATACCTTTCTTAGAACATGATGATGCCAATCGTGCGTTAATGGGATCAAACATGCAAAGACAAGCAGTTCCATTACTTAGAACAGAAGCTCCATATGTAGGAACAGGGTTGGAAAGAAAAGTAGCAGTGGATTCAGGAGCAGTAGTAACAAGTGATGTTGAAGGAACTGTTTCTTATGTAGATGCAAACTTAATAAAGATCATGTCAGTAGATGGCATAGAATATTCATATAAATTATTAAACCATGAAAGATCAAACCAAGCAATGTGTTTACATCAAAAACCTATTGTTGATTTAGGTGAAAAAGTGGTAACTGGAACAGTAATTGCTGATGGACCAGCAACTAAAGGCGGAGATTTAGCGTTAGGTAGAAATATTCTAATGGCATTTATGCCTTGGGAAGGTTATAACTACGAAGATGCGATTTTAATTTCAGAAAGATTAAGAAAAGATGATGTGTTTACATCAATCCATATAGAAGAATATGAAATAGAAGCAAGAAATACAAAATTAGGTGACGAAGAAATAACAAGAGAAATTCCAAATGTTTCAGAAGAAGCTTTAAGAAACTTAGATGCAAATGGAGTAATTGTTGTTGGAGCGGAAGTTAAAGCTGGGGATATATTAGTTGGAAAAACAGCTCCTAAGGGAGAAACTGAACCACCAGCAGAAGAAAAGTTATTAAGAGCTATTTTTGGAGAAAAAGCTAGAGATGTTAGAGATACTTCTCTAAAAATGCCACATGGATCAAAAGGAACAGTTGTTGAAGTTTTAGAATTATCTAGAGCAAATGGAGATGATTTAAAAGCTGGTGTAAATAAAGTTATAAGAGTTTTTGTAGCTGAAAAAAGAAAAATAACTGTTGGAGATAAAATGTCTGGTCGTCATGGGAATAAAGGGGTTGTATCTAGAGTTTTACCAGCAGAAGATATGCCATTTTTAGCAGACGGTACTCATTTAGATGTAGTGTTAAATCCATTAGGGGTTCCATCTCGTATGAATATTGGACAAGTACTAGAAGTACATTTGGGACTAGCATTACAAAAAATTCCAGAAAAAGATAAAAGATATGTAGCGACACCAGTTTTTGATGGTGCTACAGAAATGGAAATAAAAGATCGTTTAGAAAGTTCAGGATATTCTAGAAGTGGTAAAGTAACACTTTATGATGGAAGGAATGGAGAAGCATTTGACAACAAAGTAACAGTTGGAATAATGTATATGTTAAAATTGCATCATTTAGTAGAAGATAAAATGCATGCAAGAGCAATAGGACCATACTCTTTAGTTACTCAACAACCACTTGGAGGAAAAGCTCAATTTGGTGGTCAAAGACTAGGAGAAATGGAAGTATGGGCTTTAGAAGCCTATGGAGCTTCTAATATATTACAAGAAATGCTTACAGTTAAATCAGACGATATTAATGGAAGAACAAAAACTTATGAAGCTATAGTAAAAGGTGAAGATATGCCTGAGGCAGGTTTACCAGAATCATTTAAAGTTTTGTTAAAAGAATTTAGAGCTATAGCACTTGATATAGAGTTATTTGATAAAGAAGGAAATATTATAAATGTTGACGAAGATCATAATAAAGAAGAAACAATAACAGAGTTTTCTTTAGGTTCTATGGAAGAAAAAGAACAGTCGTCAGAAAAATAAGATAATTTATCAATTATAATTTAGATAATAATATAAAGTGTAAGAACTTTATCTCGATTAAGGAGGCATTATATTTAATATGGGAATAAAAAGTTTTGAAAAAATAAGAATAAAACTTGCTTCGCCTGAAAAGATTTATGAATGGTCTCATGGGGAAATAATGAAACCAGAGACAATAAATTATAGAACACTGAATCCAGAGATGGATGGTTTATTTTGTGAGAGAATATTTGGACCAAGTAAAGATTGGGAATGTGCTTGCGGAAAATATAAAAGAATGAGATATAAAGGTCTTGTTTGTGAAAAGTGTGGTGTAGAAGTAACTAAATCAAAAGTTAGAAGAGAAAGAATGGGGCATATAGCATTAGCTGCCCCAGTATCTCATATTTGGTATTCAAAAGGAACTCCTAATAAAATGGCATTAGTATTGGGAATTTCACCTAAAGAATTGGAATCAGTTCTTTATTTTGCTAGATATGTTGTTATAAAAAGTTCTGAAGAATCTTTACCTGTAGGGAAGATTTTAAATGAAAAAGAATACAAATTATTTAAACAAATGTACAAAAATGCCTTTGAAGCTAAAATGGGTGCAGAAGCTATTTTAAGATTACTAGAGGACTTAGACTTAGTTGCTATTAAAGAAAGTTTAGAAAAAGATTTAGACGAAGTAACTTCTAGTCAAAAAAGAAAAAAAGTAGCAAAGAGATTAAAAATTGTTAGAGATTTTTTAGAATCAGGGAATCAACCTGCTTGGATGATATTAAAAAATGTACCAGTTATACCTGCTGACTTAAGACCTATGGTTCAGTTAGATGGTGGAAGATTTGCAACTTCAGATCTTAATGATTTATATAGAAGAGTTATAAATAGAAATAATAGACTTAAAAAATTATTAGAAATTAAAGCTCCAGAGATAGTTGTAAAAAATGAAAAAAGAATGCTTCAAGAAGCAGTGGATGCTCTAATTGATAATGGTAGAAGAGGAAAACCTGTTGTTGCTCAAAATAACAGAGAATTAAAATCATTGTCAGATATGCTTAAAGGGAAACAAGGAAGATTTAGACAAAATTTACTAGGGAAAAGGGTTGATTATTCTGCAAGATCAGTAATCGTTGTAGGACCATCTTTAAAAATGGATCAATGTGGAATTCCTAAAAAAATGGCGTTAGAATTATATAAGCCTTTTATTATGAGAGAGTTAGTTAAAAGAGAACTAGCGACTAACATAAAAACAGCTAAGAAATTAGTTGAAGAAGCAGATGATAAAGTTTGGGACGTTATTGAAGATGTAATAAAAGGACATCCAGTTTTATTAAATAGAGCCCCAACTTTACATAGATTATCAATTCAAGCTTTCGAACCAGTGTTAATAGAAGGAAAAGCTATAAGATTACATCCATTAGTATGTTCAGCCTTTAATGCAGATTTCGATGGAGACCAAATGGCAGTACATTTAGTGCTATCTCCAGAAGCTATAATGGAAGCTAAACTATTAATGTTAGCTCCAAATAATATAATTGCTCCTTCAAATGGTCAACCAATAGCAGTTCCAGGTCAAGATATGGTTATGGGATGTTATTACATGACTAAAGATAGACCAGGATGTAAAGGGGAAGGAAAACAATTTTCAAATAAAGCTCAAGTATTGACAGCTTATGAAAATGGTGTAATAGAAACACATTCAATTATAAAAGTTAGAATAAATGGAGAGTTAGTAACAACAACTCCAGGAAGAGTTCTGTTTGGAGAAATATTACCAGAAGAAATAAGAGATTATACTTTAACTTATGGAAAAGGACCTTTAAAAAAATTAATTGCAGACTTATATGATGGATTTGGATTTACAGTAACAGCTGAAATAATAAATAAAGTTAAAAACTTTGGATATCATTATTCTACATTTGCTGGTGTTTCTGTAGGAATAGAAGATTTAGAAATTCCTGAATCAAAAAAAGCAATTTTAGAAGAAGCAGATAAAGAAGTTACAAGTATAGAAGAAGAATACAAAGCTGGAAAAATCATAAACGAAGAAAGATATAGAAAAACAATATCTGTATGGGCAAAAGCTACTCAAGATGTTACAGATGCAATGATGAATGGTCTAGATGAATTCAACCCAGTTTATATGATGGCAACTTCAGGAGCCAGAGGATCTGTTCAACAAATGAGACAACTAGCAGCAATGAGAGGAAACATGGCCGATACAAGAGGAAGAATAATAGAAGTACCTATTAAAGCTAACTTCCGTGAAGGGTTAACTGTATTAGAATTTTTCATGTCATCTCATGGAGCTAGAAAAGGATTAGCTGATACAGCTTTAAGAACAGCCGATTCAGGATACTTAACAAGAAGATTAGTTGATATTTCTCATGAAGTAATAGTAAACGCAGAAGATTGTGGAACTCATGAAGGAATTGAAGTTTCAGACTTGATTTCTGAAGGAAAAGTTATAGAAACATTAGCAGAAAGAATAAATGGAAGAGTTTTAGCAGAAGATTTAATTGTTGATAAAGAAGTAATAGCCACAAGAAACACTTTAATAAATAAAGAATTAATTGCTAAGATTCAAGAGTTAGAAATAAAAAAAATAAAAATAAGATCACCACTAACTTGCTCATTGGAAAAGGGTGTTTGTAAAAAATGTTATGGTATGGATTTATCAAATCATCAAGAGGTCCTAGAAGGGGAAGCAGTTGGAGTTATTGCTGCTCAGTCAATAGGAGAACCTGGAACACAACTTACAATGAGAACTTTCCATACAGGTGGGGTAGCTATGGCAACTGCTTCAGCAACAACTAAAAGAGCTGATAACAGTGGTATTGCTAAATTCAAAGATATGAAGGTATTGATTAATGAAACTGGAGAAGAAATTGTTGTAAGTCAATCAGCAAAAGTTTCTATAGAAAATAATGATCATGAAATTCCTTCTGGTTCTGTATTGAAAGTAAAAGATGGAAGCAAAATAAATAAGGGAGATGTATTGGCAAACGTCAATCCATATCATATTCCTATTATTTGTGACCAAGATGGTGTAGTTGCTTTTAAAGAGATTACTATAAAAGAAAACTATGATGAAAAATATGGAGTTACAGAATACTTAGCAGTAAAACCTGTAGAGTCAGGAGATAGTAACCCAAGATTAGTAATATTAGATGAAAACAAAGAAGTAAAAGCAAGTTGTCCAATTCCATTTGGGGCTTATATGATGGTTCACGAAGGGGAAAAAGTAACAACAGGACAAGTTATTGCTAAGCTTATAAAAGAAGGGGAAGGAACTAAAGATATCACTGGTGGTCTTCCAAGAGTACAAGAATTATTTGAAGCAAGAAATCCTAAGGGAAAAGCACTGTTAACAGAAATAGATGGTAAAGTAGAAATAACTAATAAAAAGAAAAAAGGAATGAGAATTTTAATAGTTAGAGATGTTAATGATGTAGAAACATTTAAAGAATACTTAGTTTCTGTAGGGGATCACTTAGTTGTAACAGATGGTATGCTAGTAAAATCTGGAGATAAAATAACAGATGGTGCTATTTCTCCTTATGATGTATTGAACATAAAGGGTCTTGTAGCAGCAGAACAATTTATACTAGAATCAGTTCAACAAGTATATAGAGATCAAGGTGTTACAGTAAATGATAAACATATAGAAATTATAGTAAAACAAATGTTTAAAAAAGTAAAAATTATTAATTCTGGATCTTCATTATTATTAGAAGATGAAGTAGTTGAAAAGAGAATAGTAGACTTAGAAAATGAAGAATTAAAAGCAAAAAATAAAAAATTAATTCAGTATGAACCAGTTATACAAGGTATAACTAAAGCTGCAGTTAATACAGAAAGTTTCATTTCAGCAGCATCATTCCAAGAGACAACGAAAGTTCTTTCTAATGCCGCTATAGAAGGAAAAGAAGATTATCTTGAAGGATTAAAAGAAAATGTAATTATTGGGAAAAAGATTCCAGCAGGAACTGGTTATATAAAATATAAACATATAATCCCAAAAGAAGTTAAAGAAGAACAATAAAAAAATAGGCGACTCTTGTCGCCTATTTTGATATAATCTTAAAAATAAAGAGGTTACTATATGAGAAGTATGACAGGTTATTCTAAAATTTCATATCAAAATTATAACTTTAATATTGGTATGGAAATAAAAAGTGTTAATAACAAAAATTTGAATTTGAAAATTAAAATTCCAAATACTTTAAATTTTTTAGAAAATAAAATAAGAGCAACAGTAGCTTCAAGAATATCAAGAGGAAGCGTAGATTTAAGAATAACTTTTGAGGATAGAAGAGATTTTGAAAACTTGTATGAATATGATCAGAAAATGTGTGAAGCATATTTAAATATTTTAAATAAAATGGAACAAGATTTGAATGAAAAATTTTCTAACAAAATAGACTATTTAGTTAATAACTTTAATGTTATTAAAAAGAAAGAACAAAACTCAAATGATTATGAAGAAATAATCGAAACTCAGCTGCAAAATCTTTTGAATTCTTTTATTTCATTTAAAGAGGATGAAGGAAATAGATTAAGAGAATATTTTAAAGAAAGAATTATTTTTATTGAAAAAAGACTAGAAAAAATAAAATTACATAAAGAAGAGATTGTTGAGATATATAAAGAGAAACTTTTAAAAAGACTAGATAGAATAAAGGGAGAAATTGAATTTTCAGAGGAAGACATATTAAAAGAAATTTTATTGTTTACAGACAAAAGTGATATCTCAGAAGAGGTTTCTAGATTAGACAGTCATTTGAAACAACTTCATATTGAACTTGATTCTGACAGTGAAGTAATTGGGAAAAAAATCGATTTTATACTTCAGGAAATGTTTAGAGAACTTAATACAACAGGAGTGAAGTCAAACTCATACGAAATATCAAAGCTTGTGGTAGAATGCAAATCAGAAATAGAAAAAATAAGAGAACAAGCTATGAATATAGAGTAATTAAATTATTAAGGAGACATTAAAATGAAAAAGGGAAATTTGTTTATAGTTTCTGGGCCGAGTGGTGCTGGGAAATCTACAATATGTAGACTCGTTAGAAAAATGTTAAATATAAATTTAGCAACATCAGCAACAACAAGAAAGCCAAGAAAAGGTGAGATTAACGGGGCTGATTATTACTTTTTATCAGTAAAAGAATTTGAAGAGAAATTAAAAAATGGAGATTTTTTAGAATATGCAAAAGTTCATGAAAATTATTATGGAACTTTAAAATCTGAAGTAGAAAATAGATTGTTAAATGGAGAAAATGTTATACTAGAAATAGATGTACAAGGTGGTTTACAAGTTAAAGAAGTTTACAAAGATTCAAATATGATATTCTTTAAAACACCGACTTTAGAAGATTTAGAAAAAAGATTAAGGGGTAGAAAAACAGATGATGAGGAAACTATCCAATTGAGATTGAAAAATTCTTTAAAGGAATTAGAATTTGAAAGCAAATATGATATTTCTATAGTGAATTATACAGTTGAAAAATCTTGTGAAGAATTGATTAATATAATAAAGAGTAAAAATTAGGAGGAAAAATGAAAACAGAAGTAGTTTATGATCAACTTTTAAACAAAATTGAAAACAAGTATGTTTTAACAATAGTTGCAGGAAAAAGAATGAGAGATTTAAATAAGGGAAATCCAGCATTAGTAAAAACTAGTAAAAAAGCTAATTTAATGACAAAAGTATTTAAAGAAATTTTAGAAGATAGAATAACTTTTGGTTATGAAGAAAATCCAACAGAAGATTAGAAAAGGAATAGTTTTTTTATTACTAGTAATTTTATCTGGATGTGGAAATTCAGTAAAAAAAATAAGTGAAGAAAAGTTTTTATTTGGAACATATATTAACATTATAATCTATTCTAATAATGAAACTAAAGCTAAGAAATCAATAGAATTAGCCTTTGAAAAAATAAAAGAAATAGATGAAAAATATAATAGTAAAAATAGTAAGTCAGTAATATATAAAATAAATAATGAAAAAAATAAAGAAATAGAGATAGATTCAGAATTGAAAAATATTTTAAA
Protein-coding regions in this window:
- the rpoC gene encoding DNA-directed RNA polymerase subunit beta' yields the protein MGIKSFEKIRIKLASPEKIYEWSHGEIMKPETINYRTLNPEMDGLFCERIFGPSKDWECACGKYKRMRYKGLVCEKCGVEVTKSKVRRERMGHIALAAPVSHIWYSKGTPNKMALVLGISPKELESVLYFARYVVIKSSEESLPVGKILNEKEYKLFKQMYKNAFEAKMGAEAILRLLEDLDLVAIKESLEKDLDEVTSSQKRKKVAKRLKIVRDFLESGNQPAWMILKNVPVIPADLRPMVQLDGGRFATSDLNDLYRRVINRNNRLKKLLEIKAPEIVVKNEKRMLQEAVDALIDNGRRGKPVVAQNNRELKSLSDMLKGKQGRFRQNLLGKRVDYSARSVIVVGPSLKMDQCGIPKKMALELYKPFIMRELVKRELATNIKTAKKLVEEADDKVWDVIEDVIKGHPVLLNRAPTLHRLSIQAFEPVLIEGKAIRLHPLVCSAFNADFDGDQMAVHLVLSPEAIMEAKLLMLAPNNIIAPSNGQPIAVPGQDMVMGCYYMTKDRPGCKGEGKQFSNKAQVLTAYENGVIETHSIIKVRINGELVTTTPGRVLFGEILPEEIRDYTLTYGKGPLKKLIADLYDGFGFTVTAEIINKVKNFGYHYSTFAGVSVGIEDLEIPESKKAILEEADKEVTSIEEEYKAGKIINEERYRKTISVWAKATQDVTDAMMNGLDEFNPVYMMATSGARGSVQQMRQLAAMRGNMADTRGRIIEVPIKANFREGLTVLEFFMSSHGARKGLADTALRTADSGYLTRRLVDISHEVIVNAEDCGTHEGIEVSDLISEGKVIETLAERINGRVLAEDLIVDKEVIATRNTLINKELIAKIQELEIKKIKIRSPLTCSLEKGVCKKCYGMDLSNHQEVLEGEAVGVIAAQSIGEPGTQLTMRTFHTGGVAMATASATTKRADNSGIAKFKDMKVLINETGEEIVVSQSAKVSIENNDHEIPSGSVLKVKDGSKINKGDVLANVNPYHIPIICDQDGVVAFKEITIKENYDEKYGVTEYLAVKPVESGDSNPRLVILDENKEVKASCPIPFGAYMMVHEGEKVTTGQVIAKLIKEGEGTKDITGGLPRVQELFEARNPKGKALLTEIDGKVEITNKKKKGMRILIVRDVNDVETFKEYLVSVGDHLVVTDGMLVKSGDKITDGAISPYDVLNIKGLVAAEQFILESVQQVYRDQGVTVNDKHIEIIVKQMFKKVKIINSGSSLLLEDEVVEKRIVDLENEELKAKNKKLIQYEPVIQGITKAAVNTESFISAASFQETTKVLSNAAIEGKEDYLEGLKENVIIGKKIPAGTGYIKYKHIIPKEVKEEQ
- a CDS encoding YicC/YloC family endoribonuclease; protein product: MRSMTGYSKISYQNYNFNIGMEIKSVNNKNLNLKIKIPNTLNFLENKIRATVASRISRGSVDLRITFEDRRDFENLYEYDQKMCEAYLNILNKMEQDLNEKFSNKIDYLVNNFNVIKKKEQNSNDYEEIIETQLQNLLNSFISFKEDEGNRLREYFKERIIFIEKRLEKIKLHKEEIVEIYKEKLLKRLDRIKGEIEFSEEDILKEILLFTDKSDISEEVSRLDSHLKQLHIELDSDSEVIGKKIDFILQEMFRELNTTGVKSNSYEISKLVVECKSEIEKIREQAMNIE
- the gmk gene encoding guanylate kinase — protein: MKKGNLFIVSGPSGAGKSTICRLVRKMLNINLATSATTRKPRKGEINGADYYFLSVKEFEEKLKNGDFLEYAKVHENYYGTLKSEVENRLLNGENVILEIDVQGGLQVKEVYKDSNMIFFKTPTLEDLEKRLRGRKTDDEETIQLRLKNSLKELEFESKYDISIVNYTVEKSCEELINIIKSKN
- the rpoZ gene encoding DNA-directed RNA polymerase subunit omega, whose product is MKTEVVYDQLLNKIENKYVLTIVAGKRMRDLNKGNPALVKTSKKANLMTKVFKEILEDRITFGYEENPTED